In Devosia sp. XK-2, one DNA window encodes the following:
- the lspA gene encoding signal peptidase II has product MAAIQRFNPSVIASLMVAIIAFGLDRAQKAYHIAAECYAIGQAICTSVPYFFEPLSMTGWRGGEMLSVTPFFDYVLVWNTGISYGLFDSLPVWSLGVIMLVAIFALSVWWWRARDFVIRLALALCIGGAFSNALDRLIFGAVADFFHFHWGNWSFYIFNLADVAITLGVVLLFVDLLGLFKGRPKQAL; this is encoded by the coding sequence TTGGCCGCAATCCAGCGCTTCAATCCCTCGGTGATCGCCTCCCTCATGGTGGCGATCATCGCCTTTGGCCTGGATCGCGCGCAAAAGGCCTATCATATCGCCGCCGAGTGCTACGCCATCGGCCAGGCCATATGCACCAGCGTGCCCTATTTCTTCGAGCCGCTGTCAATGACCGGCTGGCGCGGCGGCGAAATGCTGTCCGTAACCCCGTTCTTCGACTACGTGCTGGTGTGGAATACCGGCATTTCCTATGGCCTGTTCGATAGCCTGCCGGTCTGGAGCCTGGGCGTTATCATGCTGGTCGCCATTTTTGCCCTATCCGTCTGGTGGTGGCGCGCCCGCGATTTCGTCATCCGCCTGGCGCTGGCGCTGTGCATCGGCGGAGCCTTCTCCAATGCCCTGGATCGGCTGATCTTTGGCGCCGTGGCCGATTTTTTTCATTTCCACTGGGGCAATTGGTCCTTCTATATTTTCAACCTGGCTGATGTTGCCATCACCCTTGGTGTGGTCCTGCTCTTCGTCGATCTTCTGGGCCTGTTCAAAGGCCGCCCAAAGCAAGCGCTTTAG
- the ileS gene encoding isoleucine--tRNA ligase translates to MNDTAQSATEKDYSATLFLPETEFPMRAGLPQREPDWLKRWEDMDIYERQREQAKDRPLFTLHDGPPYANGNIHIGHALNKTLKDIVSRSMQMLGFNSAYVPGWDCHGLPIEWKIEEQYRAKGKDKNEVPVVEFRQECRAFAEQWVDVQREEFKRLGILGEWDNPYLTMSFDAEAQIARELMKVSMTGQLYRGSKPVMWSVVERTALAEAEIEYADYESDTIWVKFPVSRIQSVDGHDTDEIIAHREHLTGASVVIWTTTPWTIPANRAISYSSRIEYGLYEVTDAPAENWAKVGDKLILADKLAAEVFAKAKVATFVRLQSVPASVLSGISAHHPLRGLADGYNFDVPLLDGEHVTDDAGTGFVHTAPGHGLDDFGIWMESTRLLQDRGIDPTIPYCVDDGGFYTKDAPGFDGARVIDDNGKKGDANSKVITALAEHGNIIARGRVKHQYPHSWRSKKPVIFRNTPQWFVYMDKDIGGAAGDTLRTRALASIDKTKFYPAAGQNRLRAMIADRPDWVLSRQRAWGVPITVFVHKESGEILRDETVNHRIAQSFEEEGADAWYKPGAAERYLGSGYKADDYEMIRDVLDVWFDSGSTHSFVLRNKQKWPHLKFPASMYLEGSDQHRGWFHSSLLESCATNGYAPYDSVLTHGFTMDGEGRKMSKSLGNTVAPQDIIKQYGADILRLWVASSDYSEDLRLGKEIIQTTVDSYRKLRNTLRWLLGNLAHFKKDDVVDAKDMPELERLMLHRLAQLDAGVRAAYKEYDYRKVVTLLTNFMNIELSAFYFDIRKDTLYCDPISSIKRRSALTVLDHLFNALTAWLAPILVFTMEECWLERHPEEGSSVHLRLFPDIPETWLDNDLAAKWQLIRAVRRVVTGALEIERREKRIGSSLEAAPQVYVADARYIVALEGQDLAEIAITSAISVKQNEGPSEAFRLEDVPGVSVVPALAEGRRCARSWKVLPEVGSDPEYPDVSPRDAQALRERAAAGL, encoded by the coding sequence ATGAACGACACCGCTCAAAGCGCGACCGAAAAAGACTATTCGGCCACGCTCTTCCTGCCGGAAACCGAATTCCCGATGCGTGCTGGCCTGCCCCAGCGCGAGCCCGACTGGCTCAAGCGTTGGGAAGACATGGACATTTATGAGCGTCAGCGCGAGCAGGCCAAGGATCGCCCGCTCTTTACCCTGCATGACGGCCCGCCCTATGCCAATGGCAATATCCATATCGGCCATGCGCTCAACAAGACGCTGAAAGACATCGTCTCGCGCTCCATGCAGATGCTGGGGTTCAACTCGGCCTATGTGCCGGGCTGGGATTGTCACGGCCTGCCCATCGAATGGAAGATCGAGGAGCAGTACCGCGCCAAGGGCAAGGACAAGAACGAGGTTCCGGTGGTGGAATTCCGCCAGGAATGCCGCGCCTTTGCCGAGCAATGGGTTGATGTCCAGCGCGAGGAATTCAAGCGCCTCGGCATTCTGGGCGAATGGGACAATCCCTATCTGACCATGAGCTTCGATGCCGAAGCCCAGATCGCGCGCGAGCTGATGAAAGTCTCGATGACCGGCCAGCTCTATCGCGGCTCCAAGCCGGTCATGTGGTCGGTGGTCGAGCGCACCGCGCTCGCCGAAGCCGAAATCGAATATGCCGACTACGAGAGCGACACCATCTGGGTGAAGTTTCCCGTCTCCCGCATCCAGTCGGTCGACGGCCACGACACCGACGAGATCATCGCCCATCGCGAGCATCTCACCGGCGCCTCTGTCGTCATCTGGACCACGACCCCCTGGACCATCCCGGCCAATCGCGCCATCTCCTATTCGAGCCGCATCGAATATGGGCTTTACGAAGTCACCGATGCACCAGCAGAAAACTGGGCCAAGGTCGGTGACAAGCTGATCCTTGCCGATAAGCTGGCCGCAGAAGTCTTCGCCAAGGCCAAGGTTGCCACATTCGTGCGCCTGCAGTCTGTTCCGGCCTCGGTTCTTTCGGGCATCTCGGCGCACCACCCGCTGCGCGGCCTCGCCGATGGCTACAATTTCGACGTGCCCCTGCTCGATGGCGAACATGTCACCGACGATGCCGGTACCGGTTTCGTGCACACCGCGCCCGGCCATGGCCTCGACGACTTTGGCATCTGGATGGAATCCACCCGCCTCCTGCAGGATCGCGGTATCGACCCCACCATCCCCTATTGCGTGGACGATGGCGGCTTCTACACCAAGGACGCTCCCGGCTTCGATGGCGCCCGCGTTATCGATGACAATGGCAAAAAGGGCGACGCCAACAGCAAAGTCATCACCGCCTTGGCCGAGCACGGCAACATCATTGCCCGCGGTCGCGTCAAGCATCAGTACCCACACTCCTGGCGCTCCAAAAAGCCGGTCATCTTCCGCAACACCCCGCAATGGTTTGTCTATATGGACAAGGATATTGGCGGCGCTGCCGGCGATACCCTGCGCACCCGCGCGCTGGCCTCCATCGACAAGACCAAATTCTACCCCGCTGCCGGGCAGAACCGTCTGCGGGCCATGATTGCCGACCGCCCCGATTGGGTGCTGTCGCGTCAGCGCGCCTGGGGCGTGCCGATCACGGTCTTCGTGCACAAGGAAAGCGGCGAGATCCTTCGCGACGAAACGGTCAACCACCGTATCGCCCAGTCCTTCGAGGAAGAGGGCGCCGACGCCTGGTACAAGCCCGGTGCCGCCGAGCGCTATCTCGGGTCCGGCTACAAGGCCGATGACTACGAGATGATCCGCGACGTTCTCGACGTCTGGTTCGATTCTGGCTCGACCCATTCCTTCGTGCTGCGCAACAAGCAGAAATGGCCGCATCTGAAATTCCCGGCCTCGATGTATCTCGAAGGCTCGGACCAGCACCGCGGCTGGTTCCATTCGTCCTTGCTCGAAAGCTGCGCCACCAATGGCTACGCACCTTATGACAGCGTCCTCACCCATGGGTTCACCATGGATGGAGAAGGGCGCAAAATGTCCAAATCGCTGGGCAATACCGTCGCCCCGCAGGATATCATCAAGCAATACGGCGCCGATATCCTCCGGCTCTGGGTCGCCTCGTCCGACTATTCGGAAGACCTGCGCCTGGGCAAGGAAATCATCCAGACCACCGTCGATAGCTATCGCAAGCTCAGGAACACCCTGCGCTGGCTTCTGGGCAATCTTGCCCATTTCAAGAAGGACGATGTTGTCGACGCCAAGGACATGCCCGAGCTTGAACGGTTGATGCTGCATCGCCTGGCTCAGCTCGATGCCGGCGTTCGCGCTGCCTATAAGGAATATGACTACCGCAAGGTCGTGACGCTCCTTACCAACTTTATGAATATCGAGCTCTCGGCCTTCTACTTCGACATCCGCAAAGACACGCTCTATTGCGACCCGATCTCCTCGATCAAGCGCCGCTCGGCCCTGACCGTGCTCGATCACCTGTTCAACGCGCTCACCGCCTGGCTCGCCCCCATCCTGGTTTTCACCATGGAAGAATGCTGGCTCGAACGGCATCCCGAAGAGGGCTCGTCCGTCCACCTCCGGCTCTTCCCCGACATTCCGGAAACCTGGCTCGACAATGATCTAGCGGCCAAGTGGCAGCTCATCCGCGCCGTCCGTCGCGTCGTCACCGGCGCGCTCGAAATCGAGCGTCGTGAAAAGCGCATCGGCTCTTCGCTTGAAGCGGCCCCGCAGGTCTATGTCGCCGACGCCCGCTATATCGTGGCGCTGGAAGGTCAGGACCTGGCCGAAATCGCCATTACCTCGGCCATTTCGGTCAAGCAGAACGAGGGCCCGTCCGAGGCCTTCCGCCTTGAGGACGTGCCCGGGGTCTCGGTCGTGCCGGCCCTGGCCGAAGGACGGCGCTGCGCCCGCTCGTGGAAAGTGCTGCCCGAGGTTGGTTCGGACCCCGAATATCCCGATGTCTCCCCGCGCGACGCCCAGGCGCTGCGCGAACGCGCCGCTGCGGGTCTCTGA